The proteins below are encoded in one region of Fulvia fulva chromosome 9, complete sequence:
- a CDS encoding Altered inheritance of mitochondria protein 24, mitochondrial, producing the protein MRRQALEHVCLSCRHARQAQSILSRTSRRYVQISATPSSHEPLQTLEPAASASSSPSADARFEVVGNPFSLLSASISASQKLYTRKGTLVGFNGKAENTVSSLSLLEPFRRAALGIPFLYQRITSTTPYTALIATKSPITSLVVVHLDGRLDWMVARRNALLAWTGHTLSLKPRWNMKMSMAHWGSTTVTGRGLLALSGKGLIHQISLKTGEAYVVSPRNVIAYSMMQRAPQPYRFKSNNLRLQIPNPFTWLPDTRCWRTIRDSTFYKLLRDASFTVRTWARRTIWGDGLFLHFQGPATILVQSRATRLSDSFTNQDVNEVADAPAGAVPAALHAKSAAEAGAAVTTTVRADQPTTMSYAAVSNTGSVKFDKP; encoded by the exons ATGCGTCGCCAGGCACTGGAACACGTCTGCTTGTCGTGTAGACATGCAAGACAAGCACAGAGCATACTCAGCCGCACCAGTAGGCGATATGTGCAGATCAGCGCAACACCTTCTTCCCACGAGCCTCTACAGACCCTAGAGCCGGCAGCGTCTGCAAGCTCGAGTCCTTCGGCGG ATGCGCGCTTCGAAGTCGTCGGCAACCCATTCTCCCTCCTCTCCGCATCGATATCCGCGTCGCAGAAGCTATACACGAGGAAAGGAACGTTGGTGGGCTTCAATGGCAAGGCAGAGAAT ACCGTGTCATCACTCTCCCTACTGGAGCCCTTCAGAAGAGCAGCGCTGGGCATACCATTCCTATACCAGCGCATAACGTCCACCACACCCTACACGGCACTCATCGCCACAAAATCACCCATCACATCACTCGTTGTCGTGCACTTAGACGGCAGACTAGATTGGATGGTCGCAAGGCGGAACGCTCTGCTAGCATGGACAGGACACACATTAAGCTTGAAGCCCAGATGGAACATGAAGATG AGCATGGCACACTGGGGTAGCACAACCGTCACCGGACGTGGCCTGCTAGCACTTTCTGGCAAAGGCCTCATACACCAGATCAGCCTCAAGACCGGCGAGGCGTACGTTGTGTCGCCGCGCAACGTTATCGCATACAGCATGATGCAGCGTGCCCCACAGCCGTACAGATTCAAGTCGAATAACCTGCGGCTGCAAATACCGAATCCCTTCACCTGGCTGCCGGACACCAGATGCTGGAGGACCATTCGGGATAGCACGTTCTATAAGCTGCTTAGGGACGCTTCGTTCACAGTCAGAACATGGGCTAGGAGGACGATCTGGGGTGATGGG CTCTTCCTTCACTTTCAAGGACCAGCCACAATCCTTGTGCAATCACGAGCGACAAGGCTCAGCGACAGCTTCACGAACCAGGACGTGAACGAAGTCGCCGATGCCCCTGCTGGCGCAGTACCGGCAGCACTACACGCGAAGTCGGCAGCAGAAGCCGGTGCAGCAGTAACGACAACAGTCCGCGCGGATCAGCCGACCACGATGAGTTACGCTGCAGTCAGCAATACTGGAAGTGTGAAGTTCGACAAACCATAG
- a CDS encoding Trans-enoyl reductase fsr4, with product MKEAIVGKGPTVTIRDTEIPKPGPHQIVTKIEYSGSNPKDWKVPEWMPDTPALNQGDDISGVVHEVGEGVTEFKKGDRVAAFHEMMAPGGSYAEYGLSWDHTTFFLPENTSFEAGAALPLAALTAAVGLFGDNTLNLPAQPWNPTTEKIPLVVYGGSSAVGSYVLQFASKANIHPLIVVAGRAQKHVEQFIDRSKGDTIIDYRNGDEAVQQGIKDALKGQKLHHAYDAVSEKGSYHNIGKALEPKGKITLVLPGKDYSDMPEHVTKTITMVGDVHGPKKDLGFVYSRYITRGLEEGWFKPQPQEIVPGGLNGVQGALEKLKDGTVSAVKYVFKISDTK from the exons ATGAAAGAAGCAATCGTCGGCAAGGGCCCTACGGTCACTATCAGAGATACCGAGATCCCAAAGCCTGGGCCGCATCAGATCGTTACCAAGATTGAATACAGCGGTAGTAACCCAAAGGATTG GAAAGTGCCAGAATGGATGCCAGACACGCCAGCTCTGAACCAGGGCGACGACATCAGTGGTGTCGTCCACGAAGTAGGAGAAGGCGTTACAGAGTTCAAGAAGGGCGACCGCGTGGCTGCCTTCCACGAGATGATGGCCCCTGGCGGTTCCTACGCCGAATATGGGTTGAGTTGGGACCACACTACATTCTTCCTCCCAGAGAACACAAGCTTTGAAG CCGGTGCTGCTCTTCCGCTGGCTGCTCTCACAGCAGCAGTCGGCCTATTCGGCGACAACACACTGAACCTTCCTGCCCAGCCATGGAACCCCACAACCGAGAAGATCCCGCTTGTTGTCTACGGCGGCTCATCAGCAGTCGGATCCTACGTCCTCCAATTCGCTTCGAAGGCCAATATCCACCCACTCATCGTTGTCGCTGGCCGAGCTCAGAAGCACGTCGAGCAGTTCATCGATCGCTCGAAGGGAGACACAATCATAGATTACCGCAATGGCGACGAGGCTGTACAGCAAGGCATCAAGGATGCTCTGAAAGGTCAAAAGCTGCACCACGCATACGACGCTGTCTCGGAGAAAGGCAGCTATCACAACATCGGCAAGGCCCTGGAGCCAAAGGGCAAGATCACACTGGTCTTGCCAGGAAAGGATTACTCCGATATGCCAGAGCATGTTACGAAGACAATCACGATGGTGGGCGATGTTCATGGGCCAAAGAAAGATTTGGGATTTGTCTACTCAAGGTACATCACGAGAGGACTGGAAGAGGGCTGGTTCAAGCCACAGCCACAGGAGATTGTGCCTGGAGGTCTTAATGGGGTCCAGGGTGCGCTGGAGAAGTTGAAGGATGGGACTGTGAGCGCGGTCAAGTACGTTTTCAAGATCTCGGACACGAAGTAG